The following DNA comes from Labrus mixtus chromosome 8, fLabMix1.1, whole genome shotgun sequence.
TGTTTACGGTAATCAGCCGATATTTAATTAATACATCCAGGATAGTTCCTCTACGTAACCACGTAACACATACCGGTACTattgttgaggttttttttttttttttaaatgtaatgccCCCTTCAGGGAGGTAGAATTAGTcttttttatcaaacatttaCTTCTGAAGTTAAAGTATATTCTGCTTCCTCACAGTAtttggaggtgtgtgtgtccttggtGTTGTGTGCTGCTTCTGGTGTGCGCCTAAGTTTCCCGTCATATTTTTAGGCTGATCTAAAGAAATGATTTAGGGTTAAGATATTTAAATACAGGCTAGACACTGAAGAATACAGTGTCATGTTTATAACcattgtttctctgcagacacagcacAGTAGCAGGGGATGCAAGCGGGTAAACTGAGCCACTCTGTCCCTCTCAGTCTGTGTTCTCTCCAAATAGTTTCTTAGATTTATTTGGGCTGGTATGCAGACATGGGGTTTGTAGGGGGGGGTTGTAATGCTTGTTAAATTAGATCATCAAAGCAGAAAGCAAAACTAGCAATGTCACAGTTTGCAATGTGTTTTGTCttgcacagagctggagaaaaCGCCGCTTTATATAAAGAAACCCATCTGTTTGAGCTGCTAAGGGAATGCATTGTTCTTATGCTTGTTAGTTTTGCACTTGCATTGACTCAGCCTCTAAACAGCTTGATCCGATagcttttttgattttgatagaagaccctgttttattttcaggaggaggatggagcATTGGGGGTGCAATTGAAGCGTCCAACACAGCCTAGTCTAGCTGCATGTGAGGCTAAACCGTCAGAGGACGCTGCTGTCATGCTGCTGAAGACTCCTGTAGTTTGGTCACCTCTTACAGTTAAGGTTGGTCTAAAGGTTCATGTGTAAGCTGTCACCTGTCTCTGAGTAAAAGATAAACAAACCCAAGTCAAAATGTTATTCTAGATATTGAGTAATCTCCAAAACCAGAATATTACACACTTTGTCTTCTATTTTCACTTTCTACCATTCTTAGTTGCCTAGTCCTGATTTTCCAGCACCAGTACTTTTCcattattttatctttacagGCTGCTGTGAGTAGATTATCAGGAGGTCAACATGCACAGTCTTCCCAGACTAGTCCAGCTGTACCAGCGGTTATAAAACAAGAAGATTCTGACTCGCTGCCAAAAGCTCCAGTAACATGGTCACCTGTAGCGGTGAAGGTTCGGCATCTTGTTAGAAGTTAACCATTTGTGGGTTTTAAGTTATCTCACTTTGGCCTTGACACTCTTCTCCACTGTTTCATCTCCACAGGCTGCTGTGAATAGATTATCAGGGATGCAGCATACCCAGCCTAGTCCGCCTGTGTTTGGCAAACACTCAGCACATAATGCTTTCAGGTCAACAATGCCGAGCGAACAAAGCAGACTAACACCgcaagaagagaggaaaaaagagatcAAGGTAATTCAGTCCCTTCaagatcttgttttttttgtctgtgataTTCAAGGCATAAAATGCCCGATGcggctgcatttaaaaaaaaaagttgcactgCAATTTTTGTGTAAATGATCCAATAAAACCATGTATAGTATAGCCTGAGCcagctgtttttattgtgacaTCACTTCCAGTTGATACCTGATAGAAGAGGCCAAATATAAtgggtaaataaaaaacacccaTTTAATAGCCATGAAATGCTGATTTTGCACATTATGAGGCTATCCATTTGTGCGAAGAGATTTTTCTTGTTATTCATTACCCTACTCTACGCATTATTTCCACCAGCTGCAGCAGCCTTAGGTGGTAATGAGACATGGAGATTCCTCTCTCATCTTATAATGACTTCAGGATCAGTGCAGACCCATACATGAGTAACAGAGGGTCTGATTGGTGGAAAGTTATGACCACAGCCTCTGATAGTCCAGTATATTAAACCAAGATGCATCATGGTATGGCTACATAGACAACAAAcggttttaaaaaacattaaaaaataaatggatgTTCAATCTGAGTAGACATGAAAGAGAAACTTTAAGATGAGCCTGGTCAGAGCAGCTCTGTTGTCTGCTTCACAACTATAAAAAAGTTAGTCTTTAGCATGTAGCATCTCAAAGATAATGTAAATTTTACAGTCTGACATCATCAACctaagtgattaaaaaaaataatcagaacaGCTATGGTGCTTCAACAAAATTCTAGATGCTGCAGAATGCAATACAGGAATTGTTTGAATTTGCATTGAATGTTGTCACAATTTTTTCTTATTCATTGTCTCATAATAGTATGAAATATTAATGTTCATTATTTGACATTTAAGGTTATACAGACTGGACGCTCTCATAGGAGCAGAGTGCTGAGTGGCCCGTGGAGAAGAGTCGGTGATATCCTTCTGCGAGGAAGATTTCAACGCCTCCCCAAAGCGATGATGAAAGTGCCTGGCTTTAAGGACCATATTGTTGCCGAAGTGCTCAAAGTGCTGGACAAAGAGTGTGAGACTCTGACCAGTGTGACATTCAACTCAGCACTTCGAGAGAACGACCCGGCGGCTCTGAAATCCTTCAGCTGGGACAAAGTGATGAGCGAGTGGAAGACCACAGCACCCACTTTTCTTCAGTTCCTCCGACATGCAAGCAAAGTCTTTGAAAATCAGACACTAACACCAAAAGACAAGTCATTACCGATGGCGATGGGCGGTGCGTTACTATTAAGAGCACGGTCATCCTGCATGTGTGCACCGTTGTACATCAACTCAATGATCCTGAGACAGGGAGGGACAAAGAAAAGGTGTATTGCTCGGCTCAACAGACTTGGCCTCTGTATGTCTAACCGCAGGACCCTGTTGAGACTTAAGGGCGTTGATGAAACACAGGAACACTCCAAGCAAAGATCAGAAGACACTGAAATGCCTGAGTCAACCGAAGATAAAGGAGATTCAAATTATGAAGAAGGGGACAGCGATGTTCCGGAGATAACATACATTGTGTCATAATgtgtaattaaataaaatgtgcaaaaacaccTGGAAGAGCGTGTAGCTACAGGGCGTCCCACATTGTTTGTGTGCCACATGATGCTAGATGTTGACATGAGATGAGTCCACTCCAAATCATTTCTCTAAAATGGCTCACGACAGATGTTTTTAATGGCATTATGGATCATAATGATACATTTGAAGGACTGGTATGTACGGATGTTAGAGGGAAAACAGACGTGTAGAAAAATAAGTGCCATTATTTTCCCCTCATCATTTCATATCCTCAGTTCATACCTGATACCTGGCTTACAACACAATGATTCAGAGCCGTCA
Coding sequences within:
- the LOC132978739 gene encoding uncharacterized protein LOC132978739, yielding MADLEDVKPDGRPLQSLRRAECKRVNKERRQTKTAKKIALVQRPKKEEDGALGVQLKRPTQPSLAACEAKPSEDAAVMLLKTPVVWSPLTVKAAVSRLSGGQHAQSSQTSPAVPAVIKQEDSDSLPKAPVTWSPVAVKAAVNRLSGMQHTQPSPPVFGKHSAHNAFRSTMPSEQSRLTPQEERKKEIKVIQTGRSHRSRVLSGPWRRVGDILLRGRFQRLPKAMMKVPGFKDHIVAEVLKVLDKECETLTSVTFNSALRENDPAALKSFSWDKVMSEWKTTAPTFLQFLRHASKVFENQTLTPKDKSLPMAMGGALLLRARSSCMCAPLYINSMILRQGGTKKRCIARLNRLGLCMSNRRTLLRLKGVDETQEHSKQRSEDTEMPESTEDKGDSNYEEGDSDVPEITYIVS